Part of the Triplophysa rosa linkage group LG3, Trosa_1v2, whole genome shotgun sequence genome, GGACTCTCTGGCCCTTGTGAGAGGTGAGTCGGGCTGTCACTCACGTGGTGAATGCATTTTATTGGATGAGCTGGTTTGATTGACACATTGTGTTTAAACCAGGCATGACGCAACAGTGTCTGTTTCTTTGGAATTATTTCGTATTTCTGCTACTTCTGTCATGCTGAGTAGCCCCATCCACCGTGAAATATCATTGGTCCAAATCCGTCCCCCAACTgtgtattaaaaatgaaatacttgTGTTTGTAATCGATTAGATCAAATATGTCcctattgtttattatttgcattttttacgTGCAAGAATGTTTTACAACGACACACTTTGCAGTGCTTTGGAATCTATTCAGAATCTTCGCAGAGCTCATTCATCCTACTGGAGCTGTTTTAAACACTCGGGTTAGTGTTTGTGTACTCACTTTGTAAACAATTTCCATTTTTcttgattttattttgaagagATTCTGTCTTACTTGATTGGATTTGAGATCCAATACATTTTTGACTAACTTTGAGTGGGTGGCGATGCAaattcaagtgttgttttgTCTTCTCAAGAAGATCATATGTTGAGAAATTTTAAGCTCGTCGTAACTCAttcctgttttgtttgttgtgttctCAAAGAAACTAATTCAGAAGCAGACGGCAAACGTCGCAAACTGGAAGAGACTAGCGGTAACTTAAAGAAGGATGAGAAACCTTCAGCAGGGACAGAAGACAAGACGACACAGGTTATTGTGTGGCCTGAACCCGTACCCAGATCATCGCCAGCTGTGCGCACACTTGTGGCGCCCCCTACTGATGCGGAGGTCTCACTGCCAGAGGGCTGCCAGCTTTTGAGGGGAATTTCCCAAACGGCAACTGAAGAAGCACAAAGAATCTGGTTTGTAGAACAACGTCAGATAAATCAGTCAAAAAATATTAGGTATAAAACATcttctttgttattttataaaagggaaaAAGATTTTCAAGACATAACGACAGACCAGAAGAACCTCCAGCCCCTCAGAAATATAATTTCAGTTCTTGACCGAATAAAGAATAAAGAGGTATGTGAAATAACAACaggttgtgtatgtgtgtgcagttGTGTGTTGATGTTTGTCATATGTCTGCAGGTGCGTAACGGATGTGTCCTGGTGTCTGATCTGAATGCGTCTGTACGCTGTGCTCTTCAACACTCACTGACCCGTCTGGCTGAACGGTACAACCAACATCTCACAATCTCACAATTTGCTTGAGATGAGTCACGACTTGCTGTTGTGTGATATTTCGAGTCCTTGTGTCTTTCTTAAAGGGTGTTGGTTGTTTTTATTGGAGATGGGACATCGCCGGTCGACACCACTGATGGGTGAGAATACTGTTAtggcatttttttatatactcTTCTTCCTCCTTCAATcattttattcagctttgactTTTCAGGAAGATCTTTCTGGTCCAGATCTGCGGTGAAGACTCCGAAGAGGAAAAGTCCATGAGCCGCTTGCCCTTGTGTCTGAGAGAGGTGTGTGCTCGCACCCGGTCAACGTCTGATCTGTTGTCTTTCAGTTCTGTTTTCATGAACGCACTTTCTGCGTGTCTTTAGGGTGACGGCTTCACAGCCGCTTTCATACAGGCAGCCCTGGGGTTGATCCTGCCTCTGGCCTATGAGTTTAACCCAGGCCTGGTGCTGGGAGTCGTGGGGTCGGGTAGTGGGAGGAGACATCTGCCACCAGTCTGGGGTCACCTGACCGGTTTGCTCCAAGGCCTGGCGCAGGGCCGGACACTCACTTTACTGCAGGTCAAATTCTGTTTCGCGACAAAAAGTCTCTATAGAATGAATGTTGCTGACTTCTAATACTTGCAAATCATTCACAGGGTGATGATAAAGATCTGATGGAGGTAACAGTTGCTGCCCTCTCTGGTGCCCCTGTACCTCCTCTAGGGACTCTGGGGGTCCTCAGACGTGAAGATGTGGAGATGATGGAAAAGCAGAGATGCAGGCTGCAGAAGCGATGGGGTCTTCTGCGGTGTACAGGTACGTAATAGAACGTAATAGGTACGCAATTTTATGTCCTTAATGTGATttatgtgtaaatgtgatgtcatactaataattgtgtgtgtgcttttgtctGAAATTTCAGAAAGCTGAAGAAAACCTCTTGGAATATGAACCGATCTTTGTCGcgtgaaaaaaaattatatactttttacttttgaatggcattaaaaaatatattttttttagtgTTGGCAATTTTTTTACCATTGTGTGGGTGTATGTGTAAGGGTGTGTCTCAAGATATAACTGTCCAATATATTTAGAAGAAGAGTCATACTTCCTGTTTTACTCCTGCTTTAAGGCTATTAAAGGTCTGCTTTCTGTTAAATTTCCCTCCACCACAGCCTACAGTGAAAACAGTGAGTTAAAAAAGTTGTTAAATattgaaatgtaaatataattcttttgtcaaacaatactttttatatatttagattT contains:
- the hdac10 gene encoding polyamine deacetylase HDAC10 isoform X1, translated to MASGCALIFDEEMTRYKLLWTDPVCEIEVPERLTVSHDALKAHGLAQRCRQVPIRQATEQEILLVHSEEYLESVKQTPKMTVEELMAFTKKYNDVYFHPNIYHCAKLAVGATLQLVDSVMKREVRNGMALVRPPGHHSQRSAANGFCVFNNVAIAAQYAKTNYNLNRVLIVDWDVHHGQGVQYCFEEDPSVLYFSWHRYERQAFWPNLPESDYTSVGKGKGSGFNVNLPWNKVGMTNSDYLTAFFHVVLPVAYEFDPELVLVCAGFDSAIGDPEGEMVATPEIFAHLTQLLMPLASGRMCVVLEGGYNLTSLAQSVCQTVQTLLGDPAPELSGLSGPCERMFYNDTLCSALESIQNLRRAHSSYWSCFKHSETNSEADGKRRKLEETSGNLKKDEKPSAGTEDKTTQVIVWPEPVPRSSPAVRTLVAPPTDAEVSLPEGCQLLRGISQTATEEAQRIWEKDFQDITTDQKNLQPLRNIISVLDRIKNKEVRNGCVLVSDLNASVRCALQHSLTRLAERVLVVFIGDGTSPVDTTDGKIFLVQICGEDSEEEKSMSRLPLCLREGDGFTAAFIQAALGLILPLAYEFNPGLVLGVVGSGSGRRHLPPVWGHLTGLLQGLAQGRTLTLLQGDDKDLMEVTVAALSGAPVPPLGTLGVLRREDVEMMEKQRCRLQKRWGLLRCTES
- the hdac10 gene encoding polyamine deacetylase HDAC10 isoform X2, yielding MASGCALIFDEEMTRYKLLWTDPVCEIEVPERLTVSHDALKAHGLAQRCRQVPIRQATEQEILLVHSEEYLESVKQTPKMTVEELMAFTKKYNDVYFHPNIYHCAKLAVGATLQLVDSVMKREVRNGMALVRPPGHHSQRSAANGFCVFNNVAIAAQYAKTNYNLNRVLIVDWDVHHGQGVQYCFEEDPSVLYFSWHRYERQAFWPNLPESDYTSVGKGKGSGFNVNLPWNKVGMTNSDYLTAFFHVVLPVAYEFDPELVLVCAGFDSAIGDPEGEMVATPEIFAHLTQLLMPLASGRMCVVLEGGYNLTSLAQSVCQTVQTLLGDPAPELSGLSGPCESALESIQNLRRAHSSYWSCFKHSETNSEADGKRRKLEETSGNLKKDEKPSAGTEDKTTQVIVWPEPVPRSSPAVRTLVAPPTDAEVSLPEGCQLLRGISQTATEEAQRIWEKDFQDITTDQKNLQPLRNIISVLDRIKNKEVRNGCVLVSDLNASVRCALQHSLTRLAERVLVVFIGDGTSPVDTTDGKIFLVQICGEDSEEEKSMSRLPLCLREGDGFTAAFIQAALGLILPLAYEFNPGLVLGVVGSGSGRRHLPPVWGHLTGLLQGLAQGRTLTLLQGDDKDLMEVTVAALSGAPVPPLGTLGVLRREDVEMMEKQRCRLQKRWGLLRCTES